The Collimonas sp. PA-H2 genome contains a region encoding:
- a CDS encoding acetoacetate decarboxylase has translation MTENDVRKNAFAMPIHNPAFPPGPYRFVNREFLIITYRTDPEALKKIIPAPLQFVEPIVKFEFIKMPDSTGFGHYCESGQVIPVTLDGVAGGYVHSMYLNDHPPIAGGRELWGFPKKLGNPELKVHTDTLMGTLDYSDFRIATGTMGFKHKTLDNDVIKKSLETPAFLLKIIPHVDGTPRICELVQYSLTDITVKGAWSGPGALDLHAHALAPIADLPVLEVISAVHILSDLTLPLGTVVYDYLAK, from the coding sequence ATGACTGAAAACGATGTCCGCAAAAATGCCTTTGCGATGCCAATCCACAATCCGGCCTTTCCACCCGGTCCTTACCGCTTCGTCAATCGCGAATTCCTGATCATCACCTATCGCACCGATCCTGAAGCACTCAAGAAAATCATCCCGGCGCCGCTGCAGTTTGTCGAGCCCATCGTCAAGTTCGAATTCATCAAGATGCCGGACTCCACCGGCTTCGGCCACTACTGCGAATCGGGCCAGGTCATCCCGGTAACATTGGACGGCGTCGCCGGCGGCTATGTGCACAGCATGTACCTGAACGATCACCCGCCGATCGCCGGCGGCCGTGAACTGTGGGGCTTCCCCAAGAAACTCGGCAATCCGGAACTGAAGGTCCATACCGATACCCTGATGGGAACGCTGGACTACAGCGATTTCCGTATCGCCACCGGCACCATGGGCTTCAAGCACAAGACGCTCGACAACGACGTCATCAAGAAATCGCTGGAAACGCCAGCCTTCCTGCTGAAGATCATTCCGCATGTCGACGGCACTCCGCGCATCTGCGAACTGGTACAGTACAGCCTGACCGACATCACCGTCAAAGGCGCCTGGAGCGGGCCCGGCGCGCTCGACCTGCATGCGCATGCACTGGCCCCTATCGCCGACCTGCCGGTGCTGGAAGTCATCTCCGCGGTGCACATCCTGTCCGACCTGACGCTGCCGCTGGGCACCGTCGTTTATGATTATCTCGCCAAGTAA
- a CDS encoding 3-hydroxybutyrate dehydrogenase: MSLKDKVALITGSASGIGKEIAIEYARAGAKVVIADLALDAATATANEITQSGGIAMAVAMNVTDEAQVDKGIADTVAAYGSIDVLISNAGIQIIAPIVDSTLDNWKKMLAIHLDGAYLTTRAAMREMIKKGNGGSIIYMGSVHSHEASPLKAPYVTAKHGLIGLAKVVAKEGAKNQIRANVICPGFVRTPLVEKQIPEQAKELGITEDQVVKTVMLKDTVDGEFTTTHDVAQTAIFLGGFESNALTGQSIVVSHGWFMQ; encoded by the coding sequence ATGTCACTCAAAGATAAAGTCGCACTGATCACCGGTTCCGCCAGCGGCATTGGCAAGGAAATCGCCATCGAATACGCCCGCGCCGGCGCCAAGGTCGTGATCGCCGACCTGGCGCTCGATGCCGCCACCGCAACCGCCAATGAAATCACGCAGTCGGGCGGCATCGCCATGGCGGTAGCCATGAACGTCACCGACGAAGCGCAGGTAGACAAAGGCATCGCCGACACCGTCGCCGCCTACGGCAGCATCGATGTCCTGATCAGCAATGCCGGGATCCAGATCATCGCCCCTATCGTCGACTCGACCCTGGACAACTGGAAAAAAATGCTGGCGATCCATCTGGACGGCGCCTACCTGACGACCCGCGCCGCGATGCGCGAGATGATCAAAAAGGGCAACGGCGGTTCGATCATTTACATGGGCTCGGTCCACTCGCACGAAGCTTCGCCGCTGAAAGCGCCGTACGTCACCGCCAAGCACGGCTTGATCGGCCTGGCGAAAGTGGTCGCCAAGGAAGGCGCCAAGAATCAGATCCGCGCCAACGTCATCTGTCCCGGCTTCGTCCGCACGCCGCTGGTGGAAAAACAGATTCCGGAACAAGCCAAGGAACTCGGCATCACCGAAGACCAGGTGGTCAAGACTGTCATGCTGAAAGACACCGTGGACGGTGAGTTCACCACCACCCACGACGTCGCCCAGACTGCGATTTTCCTCGGCGGCTTCGAATCGAATGCGCTGACCGGCCAGTCGATCGTGGTCAGCCACGGCTGGTTCATGCAGTAA